The Candidatus Wallbacteria bacterium genome window below encodes:
- the ftcD gene encoding glutamate formimidoyltransferase has product MNKLIECVPNFSEGRDSRKIKLITDAIEAVSGVKLMDVDMGAATNRTVVTIAGPPEAVLEASFQGIKKASEVIDMRGHQGAHARQGATDVCPFIPISGLDFTECIELSRKLAERVGRELEIPVYLYGMSATRPEREKLPDIRKGEYEALEEKLTKPEWKPDYGPAKFNARAGATVIGVRKFLIAYNVNLNTTRKQIASEIGSIIRESGKAAKDDAGGKIKDAEGKAVKKPGLLKNVQATGWYIDEYKRAQVTINIMDHVETPLHIVYETVKEQAEKLGARVTGSELVGLIPKDAMLAAGRFYLDKMGLTRALPEKEVIRTAVLSMGLAELQPFDIDKKIIEYHFSAKGLKDLKLTEFADELAGESPAPGGGSVAALLGSLSAALTSMVTNLTYYKKDYQEFQKLMGDVGEKAQQLKQELLEAVDEDTRAFNQMAAAGKLPKNTDEEKAARAEALEEANKYGMTVPCQTMVKSLDALRLVREVAFHGNKNTISDAGVANLCAMAGITGAWYNVRINSPSVKDSEFVSEMLIKCAKIVSEAEKLSSEIRTQVEMELPGRVTPASSCPGCP; this is encoded by the coding sequence ATGAACAAACTGATAGAATGCGTTCCTAATTTCAGCGAAGGCCGCGACAGCCGCAAGATCAAGCTGATCACTGACGCCATCGAGGCAGTATCTGGAGTCAAGCTGATGGACGTGGATATGGGAGCAGCCACAAACAGGACGGTCGTGACAATTGCCGGACCACCGGAAGCTGTGCTGGAAGCTTCTTTCCAGGGCATCAAAAAGGCTTCTGAAGTAATTGACATGAGAGGTCACCAGGGAGCCCATGCCAGACAGGGAGCCACTGACGTCTGCCCGTTCATTCCAATTTCAGGGCTGGATTTTACTGAATGCATCGAGCTTTCCAGGAAGCTTGCCGAAAGAGTAGGCCGGGAACTGGAAATCCCTGTGTATCTTTACGGAATGTCCGCCACCAGGCCGGAACGGGAAAAACTTCCGGATATCAGAAAAGGCGAATATGAAGCCCTGGAAGAGAAGCTCACAAAACCTGAATGGAAACCTGATTATGGCCCAGCAAAATTCAATGCCAGAGCTGGAGCCACTGTAATCGGAGTGCGGAAATTCCTGATCGCCTATAACGTGAATCTGAATACCACCAGAAAACAGATCGCCAGCGAGATCGGCAGCATCATCAGGGAATCCGGCAAGGCGGCCAAGGATGACGCAGGAGGCAAGATCAAGGATGCTGAAGGGAAAGCAGTCAAAAAGCCCGGACTGCTGAAAAACGTGCAGGCCACAGGCTGGTATATCGACGAGTATAAAAGAGCCCAGGTGACGATCAACATCATGGATCACGTTGAAACCCCACTGCACATCGTCTATGAAACTGTAAAGGAACAGGCCGAGAAACTCGGTGCCAGGGTGACTGGCAGCGAACTGGTGGGGCTGATTCCCAAAGACGCCATGCTGGCTGCAGGCCGCTTCTACCTGGACAAGATGGGCCTGACCAGGGCTCTGCCCGAGAAAGAGGTCATCCGCACTGCTGTTTTATCCATGGGACTGGCCGAGCTGCAGCCTTTCGACATCGACAAAAAAATTATTGAATACCATTTCAGCGCGAAAGGGCTTAAGGATCTGAAACTTACCGAATTTGCGGATGAACTGGCCGGAGAGTCCCCGGCCCCTGGCGGAGGTTCTGTAGCCGCACTGCTGGGTAGTCTCTCCGCAGCGCTCACTTCCATGGTTACAAATCTCACCTATTATAAGAAAGATTATCAGGAATTCCAGAAGCTGATGGGAGATGTCGGTGAGAAAGCCCAGCAGTTGAAACAGGAACTTCTCGAAGCAGTGGATGAGGACACTCGCGCCTTTAACCAGATGGCTGCGGCAGGGAAGCTGCCCAAAAATACCGACGAGGAGAAAGCAGCAAGGGCTGAGGCCCTGGAAGAAGCCAATAAATACGGCATGACTGTTCCTTGCCAGACCATGGTCAAGTCGCTGGATGCGCTGAGGCTGGTGAGGGAAGTTGCGTTCCATGGGAACAAGAACACCATCTCTGATGCCGGAGTGGCTAATCTGTGCGCAATGGCCGGAATCACCGGCGCCTGGTATAACGTCAGGATAAACTCCCCATCAGTAAAGGACAGTGAATTCGTCTCTGAGATGCTGATAAAATGCGCTAAAATTGTCTCTGAAGCCGAGAAACTGAGCTCTGAAATCCGGACGCAGGTGGAAATGGAGCTACCGGGAAGAGTGACACCAGCCTCATCCTGCCCTGGATGCCCTTAA
- a CDS encoding M36 family metallopeptidase codes for MSKLKLSVLLFLAVSLSVYAFQSDGTGILLRNLQEKDTLTLQSFQKDFAVFGKADPGFEVTWNETRAVPSSVTGKFLNCDSGDLMKLYSAALPDNLILTRARSGSGHEVFEYVFNGIRVFPGVLTYTTGAGGFMLAGSFIHNVEVRNSFRYDKVSCEKIAMEYLNLQSKRMDTQSEKVYFDTNNGLKSAYLFTIGAAQPLGDFQIVVEDEQGEVVYCDNLMQFFEGRGSIYMTNPIKCGVTVEKFIDIKDSGFLRGSWVKIENGNSSASAANSPSNEFVYDTTETHFDEAMVYFHLNRIHNYYRDTFNYHGMDRQVRAIVHYGTNYDNAFFSPLGGYFGFGDGNKLNDLSRESAIAYHEYTHSVTSDITGMGNSGEAGGMNEGFSDYFGDTLDNDPDVGEWACAKMGKPYLRSCKNNTHYPEDIQNECHKDSLMWSAPLWEMREAFGASVADALIHYSRFHLNSQSNFADGLKAILMTDDEKFGGLHKNQILKIFAARGIMQNSKTFSDRLREKEMVRRIYGGTAMTGEADTSQS; via the coding sequence GTGAGTAAGTTGAAATTGTCCGTGTTACTGTTCCTTGCAGTGAGTCTTTCGGTCTATGCGTTCCAGTCAGATGGCACCGGGATTCTGCTGAGAAATCTGCAGGAAAAAGATACTCTTACCCTGCAGAGTTTCCAGAAAGATTTTGCGGTATTCGGAAAAGCAGACCCTGGCTTTGAAGTCACCTGGAATGAAACCCGGGCTGTACCGTCTTCTGTCACCGGAAAATTTCTCAACTGCGACAGCGGTGACCTGATGAAACTATACAGCGCAGCCCTGCCGGATAACCTGATTCTGACCCGGGCAAGGAGCGGGAGCGGACATGAAGTGTTCGAATATGTTTTCAACGGGATCCGGGTTTTCCCGGGTGTATTGACATATACGACAGGAGCCGGCGGATTCATGCTGGCTGGATCTTTCATCCACAATGTGGAGGTCAGGAACAGCTTCAGATACGATAAAGTATCCTGTGAGAAGATCGCCATGGAATATCTGAATCTACAGTCCAAAAGGATGGACACGCAATCAGAGAAGGTCTATTTTGACACAAACAATGGATTGAAATCAGCTTATCTTTTTACGATAGGCGCAGCCCAGCCGCTTGGCGATTTCCAGATCGTGGTGGAAGATGAACAAGGAGAAGTCGTCTACTGCGACAATCTGATGCAGTTTTTTGAGGGCAGGGGTTCCATCTACATGACCAATCCGATCAAATGCGGCGTGACTGTAGAAAAATTCATAGACATCAAAGACAGCGGCTTTCTGAGGGGCAGCTGGGTGAAGATCGAGAACGGCAACAGCTCGGCATCAGCCGCTAACTCCCCTTCCAACGAATTCGTCTATGACACGACTGAGACTCATTTTGACGAAGCAATGGTCTATTTCCACCTGAACCGCATCCACAACTATTACAGGGACACTTTCAATTACCACGGCATGGACAGACAGGTCAGAGCCATAGTGCATTACGGCACTAATTACGACAATGCCTTCTTTTCACCCCTGGGCGGTTACTTCGGCTTCGGCGACGGGAACAAACTAAACGACCTGTCCAGGGAATCAGCCATCGCCTATCATGAATATACGCATTCAGTCACCTCCGACATTACAGGGATGGGCAATTCAGGTGAAGCAGGCGGAATGAACGAGGGATTCTCCGATTATTTCGGTGACACCCTCGACAATGACCCTGACGTCGGCGAGTGGGCCTGCGCGAAGATGGGCAAACCTTATTTGAGATCCTGCAAGAACAATACCCACTACCCTGAGGACATTCAGAATGAATGCCACAAAGACTCTCTGATGTGGTCAGCTCCTCTGTGGGAAATGAGGGAAGCCTTCGGAGCATCGGTCGCAGACGCTCTGATCCATTACAGCCGATTCCACCTCAACAGTCAGTCCAATTTCGCGGACGGTCTGAAAGCCATTCTCATGACCGATGACGAGAAATTCGGCGGATTGCATAAAAACCAGATTCTGAAGATCTTCGCTGCCCGCGGCATCATGCAGAACTCCAAAACCTTCAGTGACAGGCTGAGGGAAAAAGAAATGGTCAGGAGAATATACGGCGGAACCGCAATGACCGGCGAAGCAGATACAAGCCAATCCTAA
- a CDS encoding cupin domain-containing protein, with amino-acid sequence MKYFPEVISQLAQADVPLKGVSARLSQGNGHQILFMEFSEDADLPEHTHESQWGVILEGKSDLVIDGVKHTFCKGDRYFIPCGVKHSGKIYAGYADVTFFNQADRYLVKKSLNSR; translated from the coding sequence ATGAAATATTTCCCCGAAGTAATCAGTCAATTGGCTCAGGCAGATGTCCCTCTTAAAGGCGTGTCCGCCCGTCTTTCCCAAGGAAATGGGCATCAGATCCTTTTCATGGAGTTCAGTGAGGATGCAGATCTGCCGGAGCACACTCATGAAAGCCAGTGGGGCGTCATCCTTGAAGGAAAATCAGACCTGGTCATCGACGGGGTGAAACATACCTTCTGCAAAGGAGACCGTTACTTCATCCCCTGCGGTGTGAAGCATTCCGGTAAGATCTATGCCGGGTATGCTGATGTCACTTTTTTCAACCAGGCTGATCGGTATCTGGTAAAAAAATCACTCAATAGCAGGTGA
- a CDS encoding DUF5939 domain-containing protein — translation MKIILSRESKEKLNTLSTSDCSTAALAAVRNLVTTGSDMDCYKVNPFRMADQNGIERVQMLRALLFATRLGIFDLNWDIHCPSCTGVPVYHKHLMGLTRTAHCDLCEIDWELDFESQVEVTFTVNPDVRKVSYPEWHERDMWEKLKLMSEMETRENRASEIGICIYPDKSYEREIELTSGSYFIYIPGKMEGKKTIRVSGQRRADQKLLVTVREDSTISLEGDEFYSGKAKILIENRLPALDGFILIKDRQWDNWVSAAYVSAQQDFRDLFAGEFLSPDTSFAIRSLTFLFTDIKGSTGMYEAKGDSRAFTLVKEHFSRMTGIIKALEGGIVKTIGDAVMAAFPVNLNAVRAAVAIQEVFETSGADIRVKIGLHRGPTIAVTSNRNLDYFGRTVNIASRVQGHSSAGEILMTEQVSSEKAVKRFLTTLPGKLCRRYANLKGIQGRMRLVSLFPVAPFPPASGFQSSVSRLQRQF, via the coding sequence ATGAAAATCATTCTTTCCAGGGAATCAAAAGAGAAACTAAACACACTATCCACTTCGGACTGCAGTACTGCCGCGCTTGCCGCCGTAAGAAATCTGGTTACAACCGGATCAGACATGGATTGCTACAAGGTCAATCCGTTTAGAATGGCTGACCAGAACGGCATCGAACGGGTACAGATGCTCAGGGCGCTGCTTTTTGCCACCAGACTCGGGATCTTTGATCTGAACTGGGACATCCACTGCCCCTCCTGCACAGGAGTCCCCGTATATCACAAGCATCTGATGGGTCTGACCCGCACCGCGCACTGCGATCTCTGCGAGATCGACTGGGAACTCGATTTCGAATCCCAGGTGGAGGTCACCTTCACAGTGAACCCTGACGTCCGCAAGGTAAGCTACCCTGAATGGCATGAGCGGGACATGTGGGAAAAACTGAAATTAATGAGCGAGATGGAAACCAGGGAAAACAGAGCATCTGAGATCGGGATCTGCATCTATCCAGACAAATCGTATGAGCGCGAAATAGAACTTACATCAGGTTCGTACTTTATTTACATTCCTGGAAAAATGGAAGGAAAGAAGACCATCAGAGTTTCCGGACAGCGTCGTGCTGACCAGAAACTTCTGGTCACTGTCAGGGAGGACAGCACGATCAGTCTGGAAGGCGATGAATTTTACAGTGGAAAAGCGAAAATCTTGATCGAGAACAGGTTGCCTGCCCTGGACGGATTCATTTTAATTAAAGACAGGCAATGGGATAACTGGGTGAGCGCTGCTTATGTTTCAGCACAGCAGGATTTCAGAGATCTCTTTGCCGGTGAATTTCTCTCCCCTGACACTTCTTTCGCCATCAGGAGCCTGACCTTCCTTTTTACTGACATCAAGGGTTCCACAGGAATGTACGAGGCTAAAGGCGATAGCCGGGCATTTACGCTGGTCAAGGAACATTTCTCCCGGATGACCGGGATCATCAAAGCTCTGGAAGGCGGGATCGTCAAAACCATTGGGGACGCAGTGATGGCTGCTTTTCCCGTCAATCTGAACGCGGTCAGGGCAGCGGTCGCGATCCAGGAGGTGTTCGAAACATCCGGGGCTGATATCCGTGTTAAAATAGGCCTGCACAGAGGCCCGACCATTGCAGTGACGTCCAACCGGAATCTGGACTATTTCGGCAGGACAGTAAACATTGCATCCCGTGTGCAGGGGCACAGTTCAGCCGGTGAGATACTGATGACTGAGCAGGTCAGTTCGGAAAAAGCAGTGAAAAGATTTCTGACAACTCTGCCGGGGAAGCTTTGCAGGCGCTATGCAAACCTTAAGGGCATCCAGGGCAGGATGAGGCTGGTGTCACTCTTCCCGGTAGCTCCATTTCCACCTGCGTCCGGATTTCAGAGCTCAGTTTCTCGGCTTCAGAGACAATTTTAG
- a CDS encoding archaeosine biosynthesis radical SAM protein RaSEA: MSGWMEMDADRIYELARERVRALNLKIKGLMPPADADLSKPPAVNILRDEMHGRIVRRAVITLTSRGCEWAHSEKGSGGCTMCGHYLGTTRGRKPDPYEHAEQFRKQFESLDHNEIEWLCLYNSGNFLNPEEVDPLTRGKIYDLIADYPNIRRLTIETRPEFVNELVLRELNQYLGQIEVEIGIGIETTSDLVRDLCINKGYGYKEFSAAVDLINSYHLKPLAYALMKPAFMTEYEAILNTLSAVAHAFESGVKVVSIEAGSIQDYTLLDYLYKGGQYEPPMIWSVIEVVRMINSIVTMGDSALQHPNTPELRIGGYVFFPVPLKFSQNCGKCNQRAMDLIEQFNLTNDIKVFESYSCDCREVWITRLRDRKPPYPVRINSTLDELEHRNLLAEFMGK; encoded by the coding sequence ATGAGCGGATGGATGGAAATGGATGCAGACAGGATTTACGAACTAGCCAGGGAAAGGGTGAGGGCTCTCAACCTCAAAATCAAGGGGCTGATGCCACCTGCTGACGCCGATCTTTCCAAGCCTCCAGCCGTTAACATCCTCAGGGATGAGATGCATGGCAGAATTGTCAGGCGGGCGGTGATCACGCTCACTTCAAGGGGCTGCGAATGGGCGCACAGCGAAAAGGGCTCCGGCGGCTGCACCATGTGCGGGCATTATCTGGGAACTACGCGCGGCAGGAAACCGGACCCTTACGAACATGCCGAACAGTTCCGCAAGCAATTCGAATCACTTGATCATAATGAAATTGAGTGGCTGTGTCTGTATAACTCTGGTAACTTCCTCAACCCGGAGGAAGTGGACCCTCTCACCAGGGGAAAGATTTACGACCTGATCGCAGACTATCCCAACATCAGGCGCCTGACTATCGAAACCAGACCTGAATTTGTAAATGAGCTCGTGCTGCGCGAACTCAACCAGTATCTTGGCCAGATCGAAGTGGAAATCGGGATCGGGATCGAAACAACCAGCGACCTGGTTCGCGATCTTTGCATCAACAAAGGCTATGGGTACAAGGAATTCAGCGCAGCTGTCGACCTCATCAACTCATATCATCTCAAACCTCTGGCATATGCGCTGATGAAGCCGGCCTTCATGACCGAATACGAAGCCATCTTGAATACGCTCAGTGCCGTGGCGCACGCCTTTGAATCCGGCGTCAAGGTGGTTTCAATCGAAGCCGGTTCCATCCAGGATTACACTCTGCTGGATTATCTTTACAAAGGCGGCCAGTATGAACCGCCCATGATCTGGTCTGTGATCGAGGTTGTCAGGATGATCAACAGCATTGTAACAATGGGAGATTCGGCACTTCAACACCCAAATACACCGGAACTGAGGATCGGGGGTTATGTGTTTTTCCCAGTCCCCCTTAAATTTTCCCAGAACTGCGGGAAATGCAACCAGCGGGCCATGGACCTGATCGAACAGTTCAACCTCACGAATGACATCAAAGTTTTTGAAAGCTACAGCTGCGACTGCCGCGAAGTCTGGATCACCAGGCTCAGGGACCGCAAGCCCCCTTATCCGGTGCGCATAAACAGCACCCTTGACGAACTGGAACACAGAAACCTGCTCGCTGAATTCATGGGGAAGTAA
- a CDS encoding pentapeptide repeat-containing protein, with amino-acid sequence MKLTKTDYQSAQFEELAGVKENFAGKTFENCDFRNSGFMNADLSDAIFITCTFQNCDFTVTKLHSTRLQGVKFTDCRVQGIDFRNCQQLFLSVSFEKCSISNCGFSDLDLENAKFESCSILETDFFKSNLRHASFRNSEFRDCIMDSADLSFSDFRQAAGYAIDPTKSRITKARFSLPEAVSLLKHLEIDLS; translated from the coding sequence ATGAAGCTGACAAAAACCGATTACCAGTCCGCACAATTTGAGGAATTAGCCGGTGTGAAAGAGAATTTTGCCGGAAAAACCTTTGAAAACTGCGATTTCCGGAATTCGGGCTTCATGAATGCTGACCTGTCTGATGCCATTTTCATAACCTGCACCTTCCAAAACTGCGATTTCACGGTGACCAAACTCCATTCAACGCGACTGCAGGGGGTGAAATTCACGGATTGCAGGGTGCAGGGCATTGATTTCCGGAACTGCCAGCAGCTTTTCCTGTCCGTTTCCTTCGAGAAATGTTCGATCTCCAATTGCGGATTCTCGGACCTGGATCTCGAAAATGCCAAGTTCGAATCATGCAGCATCTTGGAAACAGATTTTTTCAAATCAAATCTCAGGCATGCCAGTTTCAGGAATTCTGAATTCAGAGACTGCATCATGGATTCGGCAGATCTCTCATTCTCCGATTTCAGGCAGGCTGCAGGTTATGCCATTGATCCCACAAAAAGCAGGATCACAAAAGCCAGATTCTCCCTTCCAGAAGCTGTGTCTTTATTGAAGCATCTGGAGATTGACCTGAGTTAG
- a CDS encoding ankyrin repeat domain-containing protein: protein MNLLPSCLLILIISCFRVYAAAPVEAVLSPLTELSQTSESAADKTRVFSVLSAAILEKDDKRFCSLFQAELIPDLPLPLIAKLAAEAADTGTVTVLGLLLDAASDTLEVDKAAYRAGAAAKRTEILKYLLNRPNFPAMDFDREKDQKLYWLLRESGDEELLRLMLGKGNVQLHIDLVPAVKSAALAREIKLETLDRSKYSPSPLGFTRSPAVAQYLIDQGHSPNHGERFADTPLAMTCSADVAETLLVNGAKYKSSPEHSLWISLLLPHVRCKEVAELLISRGCIYDQPDMDGAYAIDYATPAVLTVLLEKGVSPNITAKSGNTPLFYLSYSVDKARILLDHGADPFARTAVFSNGLPVDKSKGQFGLTLLHCANSGEFVKLMIESGLDPNVRGGEHNGTPLHSAERLDVIMALVEAGADVNARDDLGRTPLFNSSLSSAGISYLLEHGADITALDSKGHGILEFHQNPEMQAQLRTAGAAGKTTSLERNGKVAEDPLLFKKILDEGGDILAPFDFSSEQDAYLKTFDGQLPLLALLERGHPGASAETDELYIGLIREFLAKGGDPKIKDSSGRSILMLYPCLEVARMLEKKGFDPNREIDALLYNALIGPGNAEFIRYLLDKAGPDAKNTTYAIDMSDVKNATPLMICLPEYVDLLVKAGIPVNAIDNRGCSALHDAAANSRNSKGTGLVKAVKLLSAGADPRLADNEGNTPLHKAAAAFLLTWEESNDLDLEKPWYSKYLEFLELLRKAGCQTGAKNKAGDTALDIFNRHCREKGLAGEKIDEIARLLQ from the coding sequence ATGAATTTATTGCCTTCTTGTCTGCTCATACTTATTATATCCTGCTTCCGGGTTTATGCCGCTGCACCAGTCGAAGCTGTGCTTTCACCCTTAACTGAACTTTCGCAGACTTCTGAATCGGCAGCTGATAAAACTCGTGTTTTTTCAGTTCTTTCCGCAGCAATCCTGGAAAAAGACGACAAACGGTTCTGCTCTCTTTTTCAAGCGGAACTGATCCCTGACTTGCCCTTACCGCTGATTGCAAAACTTGCCGCAGAAGCCGCTGATACCGGCACAGTCACGGTTCTTGGACTTCTGCTCGATGCAGCCTCAGATACACTGGAAGTGGACAAAGCAGCCTACCGCGCAGGTGCAGCGGCAAAACGCACTGAGATACTGAAATACCTTCTGAACAGGCCGAACTTTCCGGCAATGGATTTTGACCGGGAGAAGGATCAGAAACTATACTGGCTGCTCCGCGAATCAGGGGACGAGGAACTGCTCAGGCTGATGCTGGGAAAAGGGAATGTGCAGTTGCATATCGACCTGGTGCCTGCAGTAAAAAGCGCAGCACTCGCAAGGGAAATCAAACTGGAAACCCTTGACAGGAGCAAGTATTCCCCAAGCCCGCTCGGCTTCACCAGAAGTCCTGCTGTCGCGCAATACCTGATCGACCAGGGGCATTCCCCGAATCATGGGGAAAGATTCGCGGACACCCCGCTGGCCATGACCTGCAGTGCGGACGTAGCCGAAACATTGCTCGTCAACGGAGCAAAATACAAATCCTCCCCAGAGCACAGCTTGTGGATTTCTCTTCTTCTGCCGCATGTGCGGTGCAAGGAAGTCGCAGAACTGCTGATCAGCAGAGGCTGCATATACGACCAGCCGGATATGGATGGTGCGTATGCGATCGACTATGCTACCCCTGCGGTCCTGACTGTTCTCCTGGAAAAAGGAGTATCGCCTAACATTACTGCGAAATCCGGAAACACTCCGCTTTTCTATCTTTCATATTCCGTAGATAAAGCCCGCATCCTGCTGGACCATGGTGCCGATCCCTTCGCGAGAACCGCAGTTTTTTCGAATGGCCTGCCTGTCGACAAGAGCAAGGGACAGTTCGGACTGACTCTGCTGCATTGCGCAAACAGCGGCGAATTCGTAAAGTTGATGATCGAATCCGGACTTGATCCCAATGTCCGTGGCGGAGAACATAACGGAACTCCACTTCACTCAGCCGAGAGGCTGGACGTGATCATGGCCCTGGTCGAAGCAGGCGCAGACGTCAATGCCAGGGACGACCTCGGGCGTACACCTCTCTTTAACAGTTCGCTGTCTTCAGCTGGAATCAGTTACCTGCTGGAACATGGTGCAGACATCACAGCACTCGACAGTAAAGGACACGGGATCCTGGAATTTCACCAGAACCCTGAAATGCAGGCACAGCTCAGAACAGCCGGAGCTGCCGGCAAAACCACCTCTCTGGAGAGGAACGGCAAGGTTGCGGAAGATCCTCTGCTGTTCAAAAAAATCCTGGATGAAGGCGGAGATATCCTGGCTCCTTTTGATTTCAGCAGTGAACAGGACGCATACCTGAAGACTTTCGACGGGCAGCTCCCGCTGCTGGCTCTGCTGGAGCGGGGACACCCAGGCGCTTCAGCGGAAACGGACGAACTGTACATCGGTCTGATCAGGGAATTCTTAGCCAAAGGCGGGGACCCGAAAATCAAAGACAGTTCAGGCCGCTCGATCCTGATGCTCTACCCCTGCCTTGAGGTCGCCCGGATGCTGGAAAAAAAGGGTTTTGATCCGAACCGGGAAATTGATGCATTGCTCTACAATGCCTTGATCGGGCCAGGCAATGCGGAATTCATCCGATATCTGCTCGACAAGGCAGGTCCGGATGCAAAAAACACCACTTATGCGATCGATATGTCTGATGTCAAGAATGCCACTCCGCTGATGATCTGTCTGCCAGAATACGTGGATCTGCTTGTCAAGGCAGGGATCCCGGTCAATGCAATCGACAACCGCGGCTGTTCGGCCCTGCATGATGCGGCAGCAAATTCCCGGAACTCCAAGGGTACAGGCCTGGTCAAGGCTGTGAAACTGCTTTCAGCCGGTGCAGACCCCAGGCTGGCTGATAATGAGGGAAACACACCTCTGCATAAAGCTGCCGCAGCTTTCCTGCTCACCTGGGAAGAAAGTAATGATCTTGATTTGGAGAAGCCATGGTACAGCAAATATCTGGAATTTCTGGAGCTGCTCAGAAAAGCCGGCTGCCAGACCGGAGCGAAAAACAAGGCTGGTGATACGGCGCTCGACATTTTCAACAGGCATTGCAGGGAAAAAGGCCTGGCCGGGGAAAAGATCGATGAGATTGCCAGGCTGCTGCAATAA
- a CDS encoding alpha/beta hydrolase — translation MLNKIPELRFESPVAVRSTFSIELNGENLEIAALHRKSGENLVFFLHGLGAVKECFEEAFSSGYLSGYSLLSCDLPGFGESTKSGTFSYSMEDFAEVSRLLLNRQDYDSLHIVGHSMGGAIGIILAGLLDGRMRSFVNAEGNLIGDDCGLLSREATRYTLPEFESHGFRKVLAGCSGIENQGMKKWLEWNQNAYVPGFFHSARSLIAWSKGDILLERFKAMKFRKLFAYGSHNSDLKVLGLLDGIETAPVPGSSHAMMIDNPEGFYCLLGGFIAEK, via the coding sequence ATGCTGAACAAAATCCCTGAACTTCGTTTTGAAAGTCCGGTTGCGGTTCGTTCAACTTTCAGTATCGAGCTTAATGGAGAAAACTTGGAGATTGCGGCCCTGCATCGCAAGTCCGGAGAAAACCTCGTGTTTTTCCTCCACGGCCTGGGAGCTGTGAAAGAGTGTTTTGAAGAGGCATTCAGTTCCGGGTATCTTAGCGGATACTCGCTATTGTCATGTGACCTGCCCGGATTCGGAGAATCAACTAAAAGCGGTACATTCAGTTACAGCATGGAGGATTTTGCTGAAGTTTCCAGGCTGCTGCTCAACAGGCAGGACTATGATTCCCTTCACATCGTCGGTCACAGCATGGGCGGCGCAATAGGAATCATTCTCGCAGGCTTGCTCGATGGCAGGATGCGCTCTTTCGTTAATGCCGAAGGAAATCTCATTGGCGACGACTGCGGTTTGCTGAGCAGAGAGGCTACCAGATACACTCTTCCTGAGTTCGAGTCCCATGGATTCAGGAAAGTCCTGGCCGGTTGCTCAGGCATTGAAAATCAGGGTATGAAAAAATGGCTGGAGTGGAATCAGAATGCATATGTTCCCGGATTTTTCCACAGCGCCCGCTCCCTTATCGCATGGTCCAAAGGTGACATCCTGCTTGAGAGGTTCAAAGCAATGAAATTCCGCAAGCTGTTTGCCTATGGAAGTCACAACAGCGACCTGAAAGTGCTCGGTCTGCTTGACGGTATTGAAACAGCACCTGTCCCTGGAAGCTCTCATGCCATGATGATCGACAATCCGGAAGGTTTTTACTGCCTGCTGGGAGGATTTATTGCTGAAAAATAG
- a CDS encoding DHCW motif cupin fold protein, with protein MKMSEIPFGVTDWSKIERTEHKGERGMAYWRSCNFGDIRVRMVEYTAGYQADHWCSKGHILFCLEGELHTELQDGRRFTLKPGMSYQVADNAEPHRSYTETGVKLFIVD; from the coding sequence GTGAAGATGTCGGAGATTCCGTTTGGCGTCACGGACTGGTCAAAGATCGAGCGAACTGAACACAAAGGAGAGCGGGGCATGGCCTATTGGCGTTCCTGCAACTTCGGGGACATCCGCGTCAGGATGGTGGAGTATACTGCCGGCTATCAAGCGGACCACTGGTGCTCCAAAGGGCACATACTTTTCTGCCTCGAAGGCGAACTGCACACCGAACTGCAGGACGGGCGCAGGTTCACTCTCAAACCGGGTATGAGCTACCAGGTCGCAGACAACGCAGAGCCGCACCGCTCATACACGGAAACTGGAGTAAAGCTGTTCATAGTAGACTGA